A window from Pseudomonadota bacterium encodes these proteins:
- a CDS encoding MFS transporter → MTTSRAYLLRIFLPFAIGYFISYFYRVVNAVIAPNLVADLGLNPADLGLLTSVYFLTFAAFQLPLGVLLDRFGPRKTEACLLVFAAIGAFVFARAESVRGLIVGRALIGFGVSSCLMAAFTAYVIWFPRERLHLINGIQMAGGGIGALAGTAPVEAALQVTDWRGIFTVLAVLTLATAATILFVVPDRKAEGADANLKGQLRGIVKVFTSPVFWRIAPWAAMSQATFLAIQTLWAGPWLRDVAGLDRMNVANGLLSIATAVLFGFALLGPVVECLSRLGIKPLHVAVSGMSVFMVVQALIILQWTPFTLSIWILFGFFGTTSIITYAFLSQSFPENLAGRVNTGLNVMVFVVAFGGQWGIGEVINLWSPATDRGYEPVAYQVGFGLMLALQVLSMMWFIAASIKGRRGASPHGGGREIP, encoded by the coding sequence TTGACTACTTCACGCGCATACCTGCTACGTATCTTTCTACCTTTTGCCATAGGGTACTTTATCTCCTACTTTTATCGAGTCGTTAATGCGGTCATTGCCCCTAATCTGGTGGCAGACCTAGGCCTAAATCCTGCAGATCTGGGTCTTCTCACTTCTGTCTATTTCCTCACTTTCGCCGCTTTTCAGCTCCCCCTGGGAGTGCTGCTTGATCGTTTCGGGCCACGAAAAACCGAGGCTTGCCTCCTGGTTTTTGCCGCGATCGGAGCCTTTGTCTTTGCAAGAGCGGAAAGCGTCCGGGGCCTCATCGTCGGTCGTGCCCTTATCGGTTTTGGCGTCTCGTCCTGTTTGATGGCAGCCTTCACAGCCTATGTGATCTGGTTCCCCAGAGAACGATTACACCTTATAAATGGCATTCAAATGGCGGGGGGGGGGATTGGTGCACTTGCGGGTACTGCACCCGTAGAGGCAGCTTTGCAGGTCACAGACTGGCGAGGTATATTCACGGTGTTAGCGGTGCTCACCCTGGCAACAGCTGCCACCATACTTTTTGTGGTCCCGGATCGGAAGGCTGAAGGAGCGGACGCCAACCTGAAGGGTCAGTTACGCGGCATCGTCAAGGTGTTTACAAGCCCTGTTTTTTGGCGAATCGCGCCCTGGGCTGCGATGTCCCAAGCCACATTTCTCGCCATACAAACCTTGTGGGCAGGGCCTTGGCTGCGGGACGTGGCAGGTTTAGATCGGATGAATGTTGCCAATGGACTTTTATCTATTGCTACGGCGGTGCTTTTTGGCTTCGCCCTGCTGGGGCCCGTGGTAGAATGCCTGAGCAGATTGGGGATAAAACCCTTACATGTGGCCGTTTCCGGTATGAGTGTGTTCATGGTTGTTCAGGCACTGATTATCCTGCAATGGACGCCTTTCACATTGTCTATTTGGATACTATTTGGATTCTTTGGGACCACGAGTATAATCACATATGCATTCCTGTCCCAGAGTTTTCCGGAGAATCTTGCTGGAAGGGTAAACACGGGCCTAAATGTGATGGTATTTGTGGTAGCTTTTGGCGGGCAGTGGGGTATTGGTGAGGTGATCAATCTGTGGTCTCCCGCTACCGATAGAGGTTATGAGCCGGTTGCCTACCAGGTAGGCTTTGGTCTGATGCTCGCGCTACAGGTGCTCTCAATGATGTGGTTCATTGCAGCGAGCATTAAGGGCCGGCGAGGGGCATCTCCTCACGGAGGAGGAAGAGAAATCCCTTGA